The Alphaproteobacteria bacterium genome has a segment encoding these proteins:
- a CDS encoding class I fructose-bisphosphate aldolase produces MKLTRTVKSILKNYESDNPGTLTNLSRILMSGKLGGTGKMIILPVDQGFEHGPHRSFLANPAAFDPQYHFQLAIDAGLNAFASPLGMLECGAATFAGSIPLILKINSANSLYRGEQPDQAVTATVHDALRLGCSAIGFTIYPGSDYSYDMMEELVQLAAEAKSYGLAVVVWSYPRGTGLSKDGETAMDVCAYAAHMAALLGAHIIKVKLPTEHLEQDEAKKVYTGKNVPIKTLTERVQNVVQSCFNGRRLVVFSGGASKDTTSLYDEARAIRDGGGNGSIIGRNTFQRPREEALKLLADMVQIYQGRQ; encoded by the coding sequence ATGAAATTGACGCGTACTGTTAAGTCTATTCTGAAAAACTATGAAAGTGATAATCCAGGAACACTGACCAATCTCTCACGTATTTTGATGAGTGGTAAGTTGGGTGGAACGGGTAAAATGATTATCCTTCCTGTTGATCAGGGATTCGAACATGGTCCGCATCGCAGTTTTTTAGCCAATCCTGCTGCGTTTGATCCTCAATACCATTTTCAATTGGCTATCGATGCAGGTTTGAATGCGTTTGCTTCGCCGCTTGGTATGCTAGAATGTGGAGCTGCAACTTTTGCAGGATCTATTCCGCTTATTTTAAAAATCAACAGTGCTAATTCTCTTTATAGAGGCGAGCAACCTGACCAAGCTGTAACAGCAACCGTTCATGATGCGTTGCGCCTGGGCTGTTCAGCGATTGGTTTTACCATCTATCCAGGATCGGATTATTCCTATGATATGATGGAAGAATTAGTGCAATTGGCTGCAGAAGCTAAATCCTACGGGCTTGCCGTCGTGGTGTGGTCGTATCCGCGTGGCACAGGCTTGAGTAAAGATGGTGAAACGGCTATGGATGTATGTGCGTATGCGGCACATATGGCTGCATTGCTTGGTGCGCACATTATTAAAGTCAAATTACCAACAGAACATCTGGAGCAAGATGAGGCTAAAAAAGTCTATACGGGTAAAAATGTTCCAATCAAAACATTGACCGAGCGTGTTCAAAATGTGGTGCAATCCTGTTTTAATGGCCGTCGTTTAGTGGTGTTTTCGGGTGGTGCCAGTAAAGATACTACATCACTCTATGATGAAGCGCGTGCCATCCGTGATGGTGGTGGAAATGGTTCGATTATTGGTCGCAATACCTTCCAGCGTCCGCGTGAAGAAGCCCTTAAATTACTTGCCGATATGGTGCAGATTTATCAAGGCCGCCAATAA
- a CDS encoding CTP synthase, whose product MSTKKSTTRFIFITGGVVSSLGKGIVSASLGALLQERGHTVRLRKLDPYLNVDPGTMSPFQHGEVFVTEDGAETDLDLGHYERFVGVDARRSDNVTTGKIYSTLLSKERRGDYLGGTVQVIPHVTDLIKQFVVKDTEGTDFVLCEIGGTVGDIEGLPFLEAIRQLGYELGRKRVIFMHLTLVPYIAVAKELKTKPTQHSVKELRSIGIQPDILVCRADRPIPDGERRKIAMMCNIAEEAVIPAIDVESIFEVPIRYHEEGLDIQVLKNLGMASNKKLNLQQWHKLVKAIKSPKPTVKVAIVGKYTGLKDAYKSLIEALSHGGIANHLEVELVWLEASDTAKDEKLLLKQLKDVHAVLVPGGFGERGSSGKIAAINYAREHKIPYFGICFGMQLAVIEIARNLAGIKSATSSEFEVTDGDEPIVGLMTEWMRGSVLETRNDSDDLGGTMRLGAYPCHITSGTLAAKIYGSHDISERHRHRYEVNINYKETLEKAGLVFSGMSPSGHLPEIIELKGHPWFLGVQFHPELKSRPFDPHPIFVSFVAAAAVYAKKHGGLHENS is encoded by the coding sequence ATGTCCACTAAAAAAAGCACCACCCGTTTTATATTCATAACAGGCGGAGTCGTGTCTTCACTGGGTAAAGGCATCGTTTCCGCCAGTTTGGGAGCGTTGCTGCAAGAGCGCGGTCATACTGTCAGGCTACGCAAGCTTGACCCCTATCTGAATGTTGATCCAGGCACTATGAGCCCTTTCCAACATGGGGAAGTCTTCGTAACAGAGGACGGCGCCGAAACCGATCTTGACCTTGGTCACTATGAACGTTTTGTAGGTGTTGATGCCAGACGCAGTGACAATGTCACCACCGGAAAGATTTATTCTACCCTCTTGTCAAAAGAGCGTCGGGGTGATTATCTGGGTGGAACCGTGCAGGTGATTCCGCATGTTACCGATCTTATTAAACAATTTGTTGTCAAAGATACCGAAGGCACAGACTTTGTGTTGTGCGAAATTGGTGGAACCGTTGGCGATATTGAAGGTCTTCCCTTTTTAGAAGCCATCCGCCAATTAGGTTATGAGCTCGGACGCAAACGCGTTATCTTTATGCACTTAACCCTGGTTCCCTATATTGCGGTTGCTAAGGAACTAAAAACCAAACCAACACAGCACTCTGTTAAGGAATTACGTTCGATTGGTATCCAACCCGATATTCTGGTATGTCGTGCCGACAGGCCAATACCTGATGGAGAGCGCCGTAAAATTGCCATGATGTGCAATATCGCTGAAGAAGCCGTTATTCCAGCTATTGATGTTGAATCCATTTTTGAAGTACCTATACGCTATCACGAGGAAGGGTTAGACATCCAGGTACTTAAAAATTTGGGCATGGCGTCCAATAAAAAACTTAACCTGCAGCAATGGCATAAACTGGTTAAAGCGATTAAATCACCTAAACCTACGGTCAAAGTGGCCATTGTTGGTAAATATACCGGCTTGAAAGACGCGTATAAATCACTGATAGAAGCTCTCTCTCACGGTGGCATTGCCAACCACCTTGAAGTGGAATTAGTATGGTTAGAAGCATCGGATACCGCTAAAGACGAAAAACTGTTATTGAAACAACTGAAAGACGTCCACGCCGTGTTAGTCCCAGGTGGATTTGGTGAACGAGGAAGCAGTGGAAAAATTGCGGCCATCAACTATGCGCGTGAACATAAAATTCCCTATTTTGGTATTTGTTTTGGTATGCAACTGGCTGTGATCGAAATTGCACGGAACTTGGCTGGTATTAAATCTGCAACTTCAAGTGAATTTGAAGTGACTGATGGCGATGAACCCATTGTTGGCTTAATGACGGAATGGATGCGTGGCAGCGTGCTCGAAACCCGCAACGACAGCGACGATCTAGGTGGCACCATGCGCTTAGGTGCTTATCCTTGCCATATTACCAGTGGGACGCTGGCTGCTAAAATTTATGGATCTCATGATATCAGCGAACGTCACCGTCACCGCTATGAGGTTAATATCAATTATAAAGAAACATTGGAAAAAGCGGGATTGGTGTTTTCTGGAATGTCGCCAAGTGGTCATTTGCCCGAAATCATCGAACTCAAAGGACATCCTTGGTTTTTGGGAGTACAGTTCCATCCGGAATTGAAATCGCGCCCGTTTGATCCTCATCCGATTTTTGTATCGTTTGTGGCCGCAGCCGCTGTATACGCTAAAAAGCATGGAGGACTACATGAAAATAGTTAA
- a CDS encoding TIGR03118 family protein, translating into MIKQRLRTAVIASVYTSLAASAFAANAAQKGDGAPSNRYVQVNLVANKRIYGPQLTVEPNMMNAWGIAIRPKGSGGHFWVTAKDVSYQYVGDVSVSNDIDLQKLSITDVPYVKLPVGGDDAFATSVVFSGSTDNFVITQEIDGVEPVTAPAKFLFASDGGIISGWTERKKDDATFDRSKVAKTVIDQSKEGAQFFGLAFNAAYDRLYAANFGKNPKIEVFDGHFKPLDIAFDTPFDENENGKVDPGEYAPFNIQSLTTPDGDHHIFVTYAKTKLCTPAGIKEGACKKGEIFAGEEDTSKPGQGRVVEFNEDGKMLTLWKDAGHLSAPWGMAFAPANFGALSGKLLVANFGSGDIAAFDPQTHHFVDVVRDAQGKPVKIDGIWGLLFGNGVSLGDANALYFTSGPSDEKNGVFGSLRPVKK; encoded by the coding sequence ATGATCAAACAACGGCTAAGAACGGCAGTTATCGCCAGTGTTTATACCTCATTAGCGGCCAGTGCATTTGCAGCTAATGCAGCTCAAAAAGGGGATGGCGCACCTTCGAACCGATATGTGCAGGTTAATTTAGTGGCTAATAAAAGAATATACGGTCCGCAATTAACGGTGGAACCTAACATGATGAATGCCTGGGGTATTGCTATTCGCCCTAAAGGTTCGGGGGGGCATTTTTGGGTTACGGCTAAAGATGTTAGTTATCAATATGTTGGAGATGTTTCCGTATCTAATGATATTGACTTGCAAAAGCTTTCTATCACGGATGTGCCCTATGTAAAGCTTCCGGTAGGTGGTGATGATGCATTCGCTACCAGTGTTGTTTTTTCTGGTAGCACCGACAATTTTGTGATCACACAGGAAATCGACGGTGTTGAACCGGTGACGGCCCCTGCGAAATTTTTGTTTGCGAGCGATGGAGGTATTATTTCGGGATGGACTGAACGCAAAAAGGACGATGCCACATTTGACCGCTCAAAAGTAGCAAAAACAGTGATTGATCAATCAAAAGAAGGTGCTCAGTTTTTTGGTTTAGCCTTTAATGCCGCGTATGACCGGTTATATGCAGCCAACTTTGGTAAAAATCCCAAAATTGAGGTGTTTGATGGACATTTCAAACCGCTTGATATTGCGTTCGATACACCGTTTGATGAAAATGAAAACGGCAAAGTCGATCCAGGTGAATATGCACCCTTTAACATACAATCGCTGACCACTCCCGATGGGGATCATCATATTTTTGTGACCTACGCTAAAACAAAATTGTGTACCCCAGCGGGGATTAAAGAGGGGGCATGTAAGAAGGGTGAAATTTTTGCCGGAGAAGAAGATACTTCCAAACCAGGGCAGGGACGAGTTGTCGAATTTAACGAGGATGGCAAAATGTTGACCTTATGGAAAGATGCTGGCCATCTATCAGCCCCTTGGGGAATGGCCTTTGCTCCAGCAAATTTCGGTGCGTTATCTGGCAAATTATTGGTAGCCAATTTCGGCAGCGGCGATATCGCCGCTTTTGATCCGCAAACCCATCATTTTGTGGATGTTGTGCGCGATGCCCAAGGCAAACCGGTGAAGATTGATGGAATTTGGGGATTGTTGTTTGGTAATGGTGTAAGCTTGGGCGACGCAAATGCGCTTTATTTTACTTCGGGGCCGAGTGATGAAAAAAATGGAGTATTTGGCAGCTTGCGGCCGGTGAAGAAATAG
- the kdsA gene encoding 3-deoxy-8-phosphooctulonate synthase, whose translation MKIVNVGNVTISNSLPFTLIAGPCQLESRQHALEMAHALTEITQRLGISFIYKTSFDKANRTSSSSKRGLGLEKALPIFAEVRSTYGCPVLTDIHNEGQCEIVAQAADILQIPAFLCRQTDLLIAAAATGKVINVKKGQFLAPWDMDNVVQKIEHAGNDQILLTDRGTCFGYNTLVSDMRALPIMAQTGYPVVFDATHSVQQPGGQGGQSGGQRQFVSTLSRAAVAVGVAAVFMETHEDPDNAPSDGPCMVRLDQIEALLKDLQAIDRIVKNATTTGSK comes from the coding sequence ATGAAAATAGTTAATGTGGGAAATGTAACTATCTCTAATTCCCTTCCCTTTACTTTGATCGCTGGACCTTGCCAATTAGAATCACGTCAGCACGCACTCGAAATGGCACATGCCCTTACCGAAATTACGCAAAGGTTAGGAATTTCTTTTATTTATAAAACCTCTTTCGATAAAGCCAATCGCACCAGCAGTAGTTCCAAACGCGGGCTAGGCCTTGAAAAAGCATTGCCCATTTTTGCCGAAGTGCGTTCAACCTATGGCTGCCCTGTACTGACAGATATTCATAATGAAGGCCAATGCGAAATCGTTGCACAAGCCGCTGATATCTTGCAAATTCCTGCTTTCCTTTGTCGTCAGACTGATTTGTTGATTGCAGCAGCCGCCACCGGAAAAGTCATTAATGTCAAAAAGGGCCAGTTCCTTGCCCCGTGGGACATGGATAATGTAGTCCAAAAAATAGAACATGCCGGGAATGACCAGATTCTGCTCACCGATCGCGGTACCTGCTTTGGTTATAACACCCTCGTTTCCGATATGCGCGCTTTGCCTATTATGGCACAAACCGGTTACCCGGTTGTCTTTGATGCCACGCATTCCGTGCAACAACCAGGTGGGCAAGGTGGGCAAAGCGGTGGCCAGCGCCAGTTCGTTTCCACTCTTTCTCGCGCAGCTGTTGCTGTTGGCGTAGCCGCCGTGTTCATGGAAACCCACGAAGACCCCGATAATGCCCCCAGCGATGGACCTTGTATGGTACGGCTTGATCAGATTGAGGCATTACTTAAAGATTTACAGGCTATCGATCGGATCGTAAAAAACGCGACCACTACAGGCAGCAAATAA
- the fliW gene encoding flagellar assembly protein FliW produces the protein MAKEALRITETKTIERQASAPEASGYVRTLNTRFGEVTVDVRKASYYPYGLLGFADCHQFCLTHIPSQQSSNFKLLQATEEDAVSFIVLPITKENPFIAAEDIKNTAEILGIKEEDLAILLVVSSSQSEEQSHIGVNLRAPIFMDTTRNLAVQYVFRDSKYPVSFKLK, from the coding sequence ATGGCTAAAGAAGCATTGAGAATCACAGAGACAAAAACAATTGAAAGGCAGGCATCTGCACCTGAAGCATCTGGTTATGTGCGTACACTTAATACGCGTTTTGGCGAAGTAACCGTGGATGTTCGTAAAGCCTCTTATTATCCGTATGGATTATTAGGGTTTGCCGATTGTCACCAGTTTTGCTTGACGCATATTCCAAGCCAGCAATCCAGTAATTTTAAATTATTGCAGGCCACCGAAGAGGACGCCGTTTCCTTTATCGTATTACCCATCACTAAAGAGAATCCATTTATTGCTGCTGAGGATATTAAAAATACCGCAGAAATCCTTGGCATTAAAGAAGAGGATCTGGCGATTCTACTGGTTGTATCGTCTTCGCAATCTGAAGAACAAAGCCATATTGGAGTTAATTTGCGCGCGCCGATCTTTATGGATACTACGCGTAATCTTGCTGTACAGTATGTATTTAGAGATAGCAAGTATCCCGTTTCGTTTAAGTTAAAATAA
- the thiE gene encoding thiamine phosphate synthase has product MVTQETATQLYLISPEDFQLRIFAAELEKVLATGCVSVFQLRLKGKSDQDIIVAAQQLQALCRDHQVSFILNDRVDLAAKIHADGVHLGAEDGAGKEGAVADAKKKLGKDAIVGVSCYDSKDLAMQAAEDGADYVSFGAFYASPTKQSKGKPTLDLLKFWSTYTIIPCVAIGGITKDNIGEVSQAGADFAAVISCVWNNPLGPVDAIKTLYQAIS; this is encoded by the coding sequence ATTGTGACGCAAGAGACCGCAACGCAGCTTTATCTTATATCTCCTGAGGATTTTCAGCTTCGGATCTTTGCTGCTGAGCTTGAGAAGGTCTTAGCTACGGGGTGTGTGTCTGTGTTTCAATTACGGCTTAAAGGTAAGTCTGACCAGGATATTATCGTGGCTGCCCAGCAATTGCAGGCACTCTGCCGCGATCATCAGGTTTCGTTTATTTTAAATGACCGAGTTGATCTAGCGGCAAAAATTCATGCTGATGGTGTGCATTTAGGGGCGGAAGATGGCGCTGGCAAAGAGGGCGCTGTTGCTGATGCTAAAAAAAAGCTAGGTAAAGATGCTATCGTGGGGGTTAGTTGCTATGATAGTAAAGACTTAGCAATGCAGGCGGCAGAAGACGGAGCTGATTATGTGTCCTTTGGTGCCTTTTACGCATCGCCCACCAAGCAATCAAAAGGCAAGCCGACGCTTGATCTGCTGAAATTTTGGTCTACCTACACCATCATTCCCTGCGTAGCAATTGGTGGTATTACCAAGGATAATATCGGCGAGGTTTCTCAAGCCGGTGCCGATTTTGCTGCCGTCATTTCCTGTGTATGGAATAATCCATTAGGACCTGTGGACGCAATAAAGACCTTGTATCAGGCAATTTCTTAA
- the secG gene encoding preprotein translocase subunit SecG, which translates to MEALNTILMLYGTKVGFVVEIMAVIAMIIVILVQRTSNDGLSGLGSGGLSGHSILSSAQSKNLLTRTTAILATIFLVNSLILAKLSTLGTHAPSLVDQYDQQAPAHARSLPHGANVPLSAPHGSGIPATSGGSTTAPSDVPVNPAEAPKNNEKPNQQPDQTSVPISE; encoded by the coding sequence ATGGAAGCACTCAATACGATTCTTATGCTGTACGGAACCAAGGTGGGTTTCGTTGTTGAAATTATGGCTGTTATTGCGATGATTATCGTGATTCTGGTACAGCGCACCAGCAATGACGGATTGAGCGGTTTGGGATCGGGTGGATTAAGCGGCCACAGTATTTTATCATCAGCACAATCCAAAAATCTGCTTACCCGCACCACCGCTATTTTAGCCACTATTTTCCTGGTTAACAGCCTGATTCTGGCAAAATTATCAACCTTAGGCACCCATGCTCCTTCGCTGGTTGATCAATATGATCAGCAAGCACCTGCTCATGCTCGCAGCTTGCCGCACGGGGCGAATGTGCCTCTTTCTGCTCCTCATGGGTCTGGCATTCCTGCAACCTCAGGTGGCTCTACTACTGCACCAAGTGACGTACCGGTTAATCCTGCGGAAGCTCCTAAAAACAATGAAAAACCCAATCAGCAACCAGACCAAACATCTGTGCCTATCTCTGAGTAG
- a CDS encoding triose-phosphate isomerase, protein MSSQSPIILVANWKMNGTTTQAKELLQSIQSHPVPKHTHVVICPPFTLLHTLKSSLQTAPLLLGAQDCHFEESGAFTGDISPSMLVDAGCRYVILGHSERRNYHQESNHLIHKKAAAAHAAKLITVICIGETQDEYQQGRTQDVVFKQLEESLPASSTHQNTIIAYEPVWSIGTGNVPNCEEIQAIHQAIRSHLASLFASPDAVSILYGGSVKPDNAADILGIKGVNGLLVGGSSLQASPFCSIMEAVDTAICHH, encoded by the coding sequence ATGTCCTCGCAATCGCCTATTATATTGGTAGCCAATTGGAAAATGAATGGCACCACGACACAAGCCAAAGAATTACTGCAGAGCATCCAATCCCATCCTGTGCCTAAACATACGCATGTTGTTATTTGCCCACCGTTTACGTTATTGCATACCCTTAAATCATCGCTGCAAACTGCGCCGCTGCTGCTGGGAGCGCAGGATTGCCATTTTGAAGAATCTGGCGCATTTACTGGTGATATCAGCCCCTCAATGCTCGTGGATGCCGGCTGCCGCTATGTTATTTTAGGGCATTCTGAACGACGTAATTATCATCAGGAATCCAATCATCTGATCCATAAAAAAGCAGCCGCTGCACATGCAGCAAAGCTTATAACCGTGATCTGTATTGGCGAAACACAGGATGAATACCAACAAGGACGCACCCAGGATGTTGTGTTTAAACAATTAGAGGAAAGCCTGCCGGCGTCTTCTACGCATCAAAATACCATTATTGCCTATGAACCGGTCTGGTCCATTGGTACTGGTAATGTCCCCAATTGCGAGGAAATACAAGCTATTCACCAGGCGATTCGATCACATTTAGCCAGCCTTTTTGCTAGCCCTGATGCTGTGTCTATTCTCTATGGTGGTTCCGTTAAACCTGACAATGCCGCCGACATACTTGGTATCAAAGGCGTCAATGGCCTGTTAGTTGGTGGATCGAGTTTGCAAGCGTCTCCTTTTTGTAGTATCATGGAGGCCGTCGATACCGCCATATGTCATCACTAA
- a CDS encoding cupredoxin domain-containing protein, whose product MKKVLILTSLFVFVSSVSAYAQDYQLNIKDHKFTPETLEIPAGKKVKIVIKNQDATPEEFESYELNREKIIKGNSEVSIFVGPLKAGSYPFFGEFHKEIAKGQIIVK is encoded by the coding sequence ATGAAAAAAGTACTAATCCTAACCTCACTATTTGTTTTTGTGTCTTCGGTCTCAGCTTACGCACAAGATTATCAACTGAATATCAAAGACCATAAATTTACACCAGAAACACTTGAAATACCCGCTGGTAAGAAAGTGAAAATTGTTATTAAAAATCAGGATGCTACTCCTGAAGAATTTGAAAGTTATGAACTTAACCGCGAAAAAATCATCAAGGGAAACAGCGAAGTTTCAATTTTTGTTGGCCCACTTAAAGCTGGTTCTTATCCTTTCTTTGGTGAATTTCACAAAGAGATAGCCAAAGGTCAGATTATTGTTAAGTAG
- a CDS encoding diaminopimelate epimerase, translated as MTDVAFLKMHGTGNDFVIVDNRQNLYSGFHNRIPALSNRRTGIGCDQFIVIEPSEKADCFMRIYNADGSESGACGNASRCVGYLMMEEKQQGQASIETIAGLLNVFREREPLFITVDMGEAKLHWREIPLRQECNTLHVPVEIGPLVDGTAVSMGNPHIVFFRDDVDHFNLATWGPKVETNHFFPEKINVEIAQILTEDRILLRVWERGSGETLACGTGACATLVAASRRGLSAKKATISLPGGDIVVEWKTNNHVLMSGDVALSFKGYF; from the coding sequence ATGACTGATGTTGCTTTCCTTAAAATGCATGGTACTGGGAACGATTTTGTAATCGTTGATAATCGCCAGAATCTTTATTCTGGTTTCCATAACCGTATTCCTGCTTTATCTAATCGGCGTACCGGAATTGGCTGCGATCAGTTTATTGTGATAGAGCCAAGTGAAAAGGCCGATTGTTTTATGCGCATTTATAACGCAGATGGTAGTGAGTCTGGCGCTTGCGGCAATGCTTCACGCTGCGTGGGCTACTTGATGATGGAAGAAAAACAACAAGGTCAGGCAAGCATCGAAACCATTGCAGGACTGTTAAACGTTTTTCGTGAACGCGAGCCCCTCTTTATTACAGTTGATATGGGCGAAGCAAAATTACATTGGCGCGAAATTCCACTTCGCCAGGAATGCAATACCCTCCATGTACCAGTCGAAATTGGCCCGCTAGTTGATGGGACAGCTGTCAGTATGGGCAATCCCCATATTGTTTTTTTCCGTGATGATGTTGATCATTTCAATCTAGCAACGTGGGGCCCTAAAGTTGAAACAAATCATTTCTTTCCCGAAAAAATCAATGTTGAAATAGCACAGATCCTAACCGAAGACCGTATTTTACTGCGCGTTTGGGAACGTGGATCAGGTGAAACCCTGGCGTGTGGAACAGGTGCATGTGCGACCTTAGTTGCAGCTTCACGGCGTGGATTATCGGCAAAAAAAGCAACGATCTCCCTTCCCGGAGGCGATATTGTTGTTGAATGGAAAACCAATAACCATGTGTTGATGTCAGGAGATGTTGCCCTTAGTTTTAAGGGATATTTCTAG
- a CDS encoding 30S ribosomal protein S21 — translation MPLVQVVVSYNNVDQAIRKLKKKLQYEGLLRQMRLGRYHETPSQERKRKQQESQRRIRKLQRKIVDKNE, via the coding sequence ATTCCATTGGTTCAAGTTGTAGTCAGTTATAATAACGTTGATCAAGCTATCCGCAAATTGAAGAAAAAACTTCAATACGAAGGTCTGCTGCGTCAGATGCGTTTAGGCCGCTACCACGAAACTCCGTCGCAAGAGCGCAAGCGTAAGCAGCAGGAGTCTCAGCGTCGTATCCGCAAATTACAGCGTAAAATCGTTGATAAGAACGAATAA